Proteins from a genomic interval of Hypomesus transpacificus isolate Combined female unplaced genomic scaffold, fHypTra1 scaffold_84, whole genome shotgun sequence:
- the tmem150c gene encoding transmembrane protein 150C, which yields MRKCSPWTFLPVMYSVFTAAGLWVVYFIAVEDEKITPLSSEYKRSGSKSPPYISIAGNAPPASCVFSQIMNLAAFVGFIIGVLRYLQLKPRVHKPWLNISSLVAMSLACFGMTLVGNFQLSSDEEIHNIGTSMTFGLGTLFCWVQSFITVKVNLRNEGRRACIPRFLLSGAVTACMLLYFVLMAQRLHMHAARAQWALVMFFLGFLGTFAIEFRHYHFEIVCTDDRDPPLSLSETFSEVSEYQSDQL from the exons ATGAGGAAGTGCAGCCCGTGGACGTTTCTCCCTGTTATGTATTCTGTCTTCACAGCGGCCGGACTGTGGGTTGT GTACTTCATAGCTGTTGAAGATGAAAAAATAACACCTCTAAGCTCGGAATACAA AcgatctggatcaaagtccCCCCCTTACATTAG CATTGCAGGCAACGCTCCACCGGCCAGCTGTGTGTTTAGTCAGATCATGAACCTGGCAGCATTTGTGG GATTCATCATCGGAGTCCTCAGATATCTTCAGTTGAAGCCCAGAGTGCACAAACCTTGGCTGAACATTAGCAGTCTGGTGGCCATGTCCCTGGCCTGTTTCGGAATGACCCTGGTAGGAAACTTCCAG CTGTCTAGTGACGAGGAGATCCACAATATTGGCACGTCCATGACGTTTGGGTTGGGAACCCTGTTCTGCTGGGTGCAGTCGTTCATCACCGTCAAGGTGAACTTGAGGAACGAGGGCAGGAGGGCATGCATCCCTCGCTTCCTCTTGTCTGGTGCCGTCACTGCCTGCATGTTGCTGT ACTTTGTGCTGATGGCCCAGCGCCTCCACATGCACGCGGCGCGGGCGCAATGGGCTCTGGTCATGTTCTTCCTGGGCTTCCTGGGTACCTTTGCCATCGAGTTCCGCCACTACCACTTTGAGATCGTCTGCACGGACGACCGTGACCCTCCCCTCAGTCTGTCCGAAACCTTCTCCGAAGTCTCAGAGTACCAGTCAGACCAACTATAG